The following DNA comes from Oncorhynchus clarkii lewisi isolate Uvic-CL-2024 chromosome 22, UVic_Ocla_1.0, whole genome shotgun sequence.
cccccttccagcattgggaaacactgttcatgacacaaactgttcacatcccttttgttggtggagagaattttgcaggtttaaagcttatttcctgcaattctctacattttgccatgtctaatgtgaaTTGATGTGTTATTTAAGTGGCAAAAAAATTACAGCGATATGGGCTAAAAATCCTAAATATAAAAACATTAGCTGACATgcgctagttgatctggacatttctgacaagttataaataagGTATGCAATGGTATGCAATGAGGTATGCAATGGTATGCAATAAGGTATGCAATGGCTAACATGACAAGGTGAACTACCCAATTTAGAAATTGCACTTTGAGCATTCCACTATTACAAttttcaagagtaagtttaaagccagactgagttcctttaaaaaatatgtatatttttttgttggggggggcGCCCTCCCTGTCCACCCCtcgccccacagtttgggaaccactgatataGAGGTTTCCAGGTGAAGGTTAAGAAGCAGAAGTGGTGAGCACATCTGAACTCAATGGAGTGTGAATGGCACAATTCTCCATTCAGCTCATTCAGGCAGCTGAGCTCTTATGCTAATAGGTGGACCATTCCAACACATTAACAAATGAAAAAGCACTTCTTATTTCATCCTGTTTTGTTGTGAGCAGACTATAAAAACCTAGACAAAAAAATAAGCTTCTGGGACTGATGGGGTACTTGATAcctttttaatgtaaagatatggTAATGCATACTAGTTGgactctggtgaaatgactgtgAACACCATGATGCAGTGAAGCCATACAGCTACTTCATTCGCCATGGCATCCTTTGTTGTGGCTGCCTCCAGTCTCCAACTTGATCATCAGCCTTTCATCATTTCAAATGAATACATTCACCATTCACCAATGGCTTAGGAACGATTAACATGTCTGTCTGCTTATTCGTTTCAAATTCTATGGGTCTACATAATCAGTGTGTTCCCTTATTGTATTGTTATCCCAATTTTACTTTAGCCTTTAGATTTCAAGAAATCAATTATTAATCTCAATCTTTGTTTGTCAACATCAACAAAGCACCAATCTGGGATTGGTTGGTGGACGTCGTTCAGCATCTCTAATCATAAACTCAGATAGTTTAAAAATGACATCATTGAGTTGAAACACACTGGGCCATTACGCGCTCGGTACATTATTGGGGGAGGGGTGCAGTCGGTCTTATAAAAACATTGTAGGCAAACTAAACTAAACACCCATTATTCTCTTACTTCAGCGGAAGCCATATGGGTGCTCATTTTGACTCAACCACAGAGCTTTTGTACTGCCGCGGCTGATTAAGATGTTAAAGTGCACAGATGCCCTTGCAATTACAAGGCTCTCTGGTCAGTCCTCAGTCAGAGAAGGTGGAGGCATTTGTGTTGGAGACCTGACACACCTCCCCCCTCTACTCAGACCTCTCCTTTGCCCCCCAGGGGACATCAGTCACCCACTTGgaataattttttggggggaagaaatcaacaccacacagccatcacaTGTCCTTtctcacattttttattttagaacATTTGAGAACACACAAAAATGCAATGACTTTGAAATGATACAAGCACTTAATAACAAAATACGAAAAAAAGAATAAAAACCGTTCAGCATGAGCGACAGCAATAAATAGTAACTTCTTATCGCACAACTTAAGTGCGAACACAAAGGCAAACAACTATGTACAGATCTTTAGAAGAAAACAGATAGTATCCCATAGCAGGTATGAAGAAGAATGGCATGTCCCATCATATTGCTAGAACAATGCATCCTTTATAATGATCTGCAAGGAAATGTAGCAGGAGTAATATATACATTTGACAAGTCAATGGCCACCAGGCTCTGCCTGTAGATTTAAATCGTCTATTTACATACAACAATTTGATTTAGGGAGAACGAAAACTCAAGTGGCAACTACAAATAGACAAATCTTTAAAAACTGTACAAAATGTAGTTTGTCCCTGAAAATATAGCTTAGTTTTAACCTGAAGGTTAAAAGTCATTGGTTGGTGACTGTTAACTGGACAGGGCACCTGAAGACTCAGATTCAGTAGACACAGATGAAATGGGTCCTCTCTTTTTTGTCAGTATCTTATGACTTGATCTACTGCTGACAGTCAGTGCGTTCCGGGCAGATTTCTTAAATTTAACACCCAGGAAAGCATAAAGGATAGGGTTGAGACAACAGTGAAAGTATGCCAGAGCCTCTGTGATTGAGATCCAAGTCTGCAGACTCTGCTCCAGGGCACAGCTATGGGAGATCACATTGAGCAACATCAGGGTGTCCACAAAGATCCCCACACAGTATGGCAGCCAGCAGATGAAGAAGCACAGGACGAGGATGACAGTGGTCTTGAGAGCCTTTCTCTTCAACACCTGACCCTTGGACCCCTGGGACAGCTTGGCGATGATGATGCAGTAGCAGGTGAGGATGACCAACCCGGGAAGGACAAAGCCTACCAGAATGTGCTGGAAACGGAACCCCGCCATCCAGTAGAAGCTAGTTTCCTGGGGGTAGATGCGTTGACAGATGGTTCTGGAGACTCTATTCTGAGCTGTGGCAAACACTATGTCAGGCACGGTGAGAATCACAGCAGGTAGCCATACAGCTACATAGATCACTCTGTCTGCAAGAAACGTCCTGGTGCTTTGACTCTTGGTGGCATGCACCACTGCCAGGTACCTGTCCATACTGATAAAGGCCAGAATGAGGACGCTGCTATACAGGTTGATGGTGTAGATCACATGCACAGTGGTACAGAGGAAACCGCCAAAGTACCAACTGCTGGCCGCATCCACCGCCCAGAAAGGTAGCGTGAGGACGAATAGGAGGTCGGCCACCGAGAGATGCAGCCTGTATTTATCAGTCTTCGTTTGGACCTTTTTCTGGTAGCCCATCACTATCAATACCAGTCCATTCCCGACGATTCCTAACAGGAATATTATTCCGTAAACTGTCGGTAAGAAGATCCTTTGAAAATCATCACCACTGACTCTGTTGCACGGCTCCTCATAGCCCAAGTCATAATCCCCTGATTCTTCCGAGCTGTTGTCGTTGTAAAAAATGATGGTCTGCAAAAAAAAGGAGGGAGAAAGTGTGAATGTATAATAGTTTATAATAAGTATATTAAATCGAATAATTTGCTGTTTGTGAAAATATAATGTATGCCTATTATAGGGCTACATCTGCTATATTTGAGAAACTTCCACAATTCACTTGGAGAAAATCAAATACACACAAAAATAGCGGTCAATTATTGATGATATAATCTGAGAAACATTGTCTAATTGATTCTACAGGAAAACGATCTATAGCCCTATCCCTATATTACATCTATAGAGAGTATTAGCTACGTTTTTGAATGACTGAAATTGTAAACTCACCTCGTAATAAGAAGACATTGTGACTGAAAGAGAGCACTGTTTCTCTGCGGGTGCAGTGTATGAGCAACTTTGGTGACCTGAAGATTTGAATGCGCCTAAATAGCCTACTCCCCTTGCAATACCCCCTTGCGCTCCTCCCAAAGGCGGAGCCCTTGGTGGCGTGTGACACCATGTCGTTTTTAGGGTTACCATAGAAGTGGCCGACGCCCCCTAAATGCATAGACTATGAGAAAACTAAGTAGCCCGTATTTTACATTGGACCGATTCTACGCATGATTTTGAATGACGCGTAAATTGGGTTTGGAATCTCCGTGCACGGTGCAGCTATGTATTTTTCTCACAATAAATCAACGATGCTCCTCTCAACATTGATTTGGAGTGCTGTCAGGCATTTGCTGTGATGTGATTTGTCTGATAACAGTTTTCTCCAAACCCAGCCGCGACTCTTTCCACAGGTTGTCACTTTCTAAGTAGGCTACTGTTGTGTCTACACTTTTCAGGTGCTGATTGACCCAACGGGTTTGacatatccctctctcccttatgTACTCATTCCCAAGACAGATCATAACCCTGAACTCCGTTCTTCTCGCCCTTTTTCAACCAAAGTACTCTCACCATCTCTTATTTCAGTTGGAGTAATCCCCAGCAAGGGTTGGGTGATGACAAGGGGGCAGGTCACTATGATCTTTAGTGAAGAAAATGGTCACTCTGTAACCAAATAGCTGAGTATAGCATGCAAAGTTATCCTCTTTGAAATCTGATATGACTGATTGATTGAATGACTCTATCCACTTCACCAGTTCAATGTATGTGGGTTGTAAAAGCAAGTGTTTTTATGCACCACACTAATCACATCAGATACTATACATAGTGCATAGTGGAGACCACCAGTTGATGTGGATAGGATGTGGATTTTTTTTGCACTTTGGTTCAACTCTGTTTTCTGCAGGTCCCGGACTCCTGAGGAGAGGGgccggagagagggagaatgccCAATGTATGGGAATGGATGCCCTGCCCTTATCAAAGCTAGCCACTGGCAAACAGTTGTTTTCTGTCCCTTTTAAATCAAAAGCTGTGGTTGAAGAAGTGCTGATGGATTAAATGTAGAAGTGGTGTCTTCCTACATAAAACCCCACACTCTAAAACCACTTCACGCCACACGCAATGATGAATAGAGATTGCAGAGATTTTTTATTGCGAAAGCATACCGTCAGAAAATAAATAGTGAATTTGACAGTTTGTCAGAGTCCTCCTTTGGGGGGGAAGTGAATGCAGACTTGAAAACCTTGTTCTAGGGCTCATAGAAGGTAAAGAAGACCATTACCTTCAGTACAAATGTTTGGCCAACTATTCATTGCATTTTATGTGCACTCGTGTTTTAGTAAATACTCCACCATGCATGGAACAACACAGAAATGACTGTGAAATACATTAGTCTTGCCCACATTGTTTCTAGTGACCCTTGGATGTAAATCAACCCACTTTGGTTTTAGAGACCCTAATGCTAGATTGAGAGATATAATGTTTGTttagatcatttaaaaaaatagaaaTGTAGTTGATATTTtcactctctttgttgttttCTATTGGCATGCACTTTTCTTTTTTGCACAATCTCTAATGTTTTTCTCTTCCAAAAGACTGCAGAAAAAGTCTGCAGGTCTGCAAACCCCAATGTAAAGGAGCTTGTAGATAGCATTCGGTAATCAGAATACAAAATAACTATGAGCTACGTATAATACAAATCAGAAGTGTGAACAGCCGTAAGAGGGCTCTTCAGTCAAGAATGGGTATTAAAATGAAGTAAGAATGCAGGGGAGATAAAGAGAAGAATAAGCAGAGTCTTGTAGAGGTTGAGGCAACAATGGTTGTTTTCCAGTCACAACTCATCCATGGCCCACAGCAAGTTAGCAGAGAACATTTTCATCATGATTGAAGCACTCCAATATCACCTTCACCATTTTTGTTACCACATAGAAAAGGAGGTGCACCCTTTTGTTGTTAACTTTTGGGTTTCCCCCCAAAATAAGGTGTTTTTGAAATATGCTTTTCATCTGTCTGTAAGGAATGCCAACTGGTTGCAGCATATTTAAATGGGTGGGTCTTCAATAAAAGTGTTTTGATTAATTACGCAATATGGTACTTCTATGGATATTTGTCTTGAATGCAAGTACATACCCATTCGATTCCTATACTGAAACATTAGGAATACAGAGCTTACAgagcttttctctctctgtttattcatGTTCTCTTTGCCGATAGGTTGATTTACCGACGTACAACATCCGTTAAAGACTCTGGTTTATTTTGTTGTTCGTTTCAACATGTCTGAACATTAAGGTATTCTCAGTATTCATATTGGAATGTACAACTCCAGTATCTAAAATGATTTTATCGGGGTACTACTGTTCTTCATGGTCTGTGGAGTCTTGGGGGAGGGGGAAGCTGTTTGCCATCTAGTAGGAGGTAGTAGGGATGAGAGATCCCTCATGCTTGTTTTGGCCTGCTCCCTGTGCTTTTGTGCAAAAGTTTGTCTCCTGTAAAGAGAGATGGGGTGAATAGAACATGACACCTGCGTAGGTGACACCTCACCCATGAACAGTGGTGATGTAGACAATTAGTCATAAAAACAAACATGTTTGGCTTTACATAGCTCCAAGTAGCTGAAGTTAATCGGAATTCATGTAGGAGGGTgccagcaaaaaaatgtaattcctCATTAAATTGGCACTTTGAAATATCTTAAAGAAAACATTCTTCTTGTGTAGAATTTTTTTTGTTCGGAAAGCTTCCGGAATGCATGTTtgaatgcttgtgtttatagaaAGCCCTAAAAATGTAAACAATAGACCCGCTTTAAGGACAAAGGTTGTCCTTATCTGAGGAAGGCACCTTCAGAAACGTCCTACTTGGGTGTGGGGTGACTGTATTGACTTTAGGAAAACTCCTCCACTGACATCATTGGTCCCAATATGCTGGTCAGCAGGGCCTTTGCAGTATATGAACCACCTGTTTGTCAGAAACATCACTTATTTCTGAAGTTCTGTTGAAGAAAAACAACAACTTAAACCTTAGGTATGAATTGGAATGTTTCAGACAGTTGTGAAACAAGAGGGCGAGACACGGGCAGGTGAACAGAACAGATTCTCtttcgaaaaaaaaaaaatgtcttctGCCGTATTCTGCTGTTTTATGAACAACAGCCTATTTGTGACAGGAGGAACGCACCCAAACTTGTCTGAACAAAAAAGAGGTTTTGGTTTCACCACCTGTTTAGGGTGAGACCTGTCTAACAGTATATAATTCTTACAAGCCAGCTCGTTGTTGCTGCTAGCCAAGGAACAGCCAGACAGGCTCTTAGCTGATGTTTAGCATGGTTCCTGTCACAGAGTTGACAGTCTACTTCAAATCAAAGACGGCCTCTGACTCATTGTTTAAATCTACAAATCAGTAATGTGCAAGATATTGGTGAAAGAGCTCACTGTAAATAAACTAACGCAGTCAGCGTAACTCATTGTTGAAAAGTACTGCATTATTGCATTTTGCTGTGATAGCAGGTGTCTACATCAGAACTGGCAGTGAAAGTTCAAGTGATGACTGTGTCCATCCTTCACTTCATGCTTATACGCACGCGGTCATTTAGCGCTTCTCATACAGAAATATAAAGAGGCTTGTATAAAGTCAGCAAACACAACTTCCTCTGTAAAGGTGGggtcaaacaggaagtgggaggTTTTCAGAACATCTCTTCCTCTACCTACCTCTACATCTATCAGTTCTGTATAGAGCCAAGCCCTTGTGGAatgctctgccaccagaggttactcaggcaaaaagcaagtttagtttaaaaaaacaaataaaaaatatgttgtaTCACAGTGCCACTCCTCTTTCTAAATATCTaatttaactgtactgtatacaGGAATACGAATATGTGTATATGAATACTgtgtaaatagtatttttgttgttTCTTGCTGTCTTTTGTATATCTaagtcttttttttattttattgaattttGTGTCATATTGtatgttgttcttgtctattactgttctgtactttgtcatgtatttgtacgttttgtgtggaccctagtaagagtagctgctgcatgtgttGTAGCTAATGGATTCTAATTAACTAAACCCTGATGACACAAATCCTGCCGCTGTGTGACCTGACATGGGTTCACTGAGTAGTAGAAGCTTGAAAAAAGGCATGAGCCAATAAAATTGAAATAGGTGGCACTTCCCGTGAGGCTGTTGGGGAAGTGTATATCCAATTGGCTTGGAGCCCAAGTATAAGCCACAGCAGTGGTTGAGAAACATAGTGTTATGTTTTATAAGGGAAGGGTGTTTTTTATGTTTGTCCATGATAAATGCAACACGGGTTCCCTTTCCTTTGTTCCTAACGGCTAAACTGTGGTTTGCGGTGTGCAATAGCCTTAACAAACACCCAGTCTTCTTTTGTGAGATCTCAAATACTACAGTTGATATTACAAACATAGACCATGCAGCTCAAATAATTCTGCATTTAGGCCTACCCCTCTCTACGTAAATATTAATTTCAGTGGtttataaaataattataattgAGTTATTTTTGTCTAGAACACTGGTTCTCAAACCTGGTCCTGGGgctgcacatttttgtttttgccctagccctacacagctgattcaaattaaTAACGgatgatttgaatcaggtttGTGGTGCTagagcaaaaacaaaaatgtgcacccctctgggtccccaggaccagggttgagaaccactgctctagaagATAACTGTTTTCTGCGTCAATGTTCAATGAAGGACAGGTGATTTAGCATATAATTCAATAGCTCCCCATCAGTCTGAGTGATTCTCCTTCAGTGCTCTTCTTTCCATGGGCAGCAGGAGAGCTCTTTGCAGCACCTATTTGTGACAGAAGGCAATGAAAGGGATCACCACAGGCTGCCCTTCAAGCTTTCACTGATCTGAGATATCCATATGGCCCGGGTAGCTTTTAGAAGAGAGGGAAGGCCCCATCCAATGTATAGGCAGGTCAGCACTGCCCTGATCTACTTAGATAAGAGGAACAATAGTCCAGATGACAGTAGATAAGGTTTATAGACAGTCTGAGGAGATCAAGTCATAAACCTGCTGTTAATCCAGACTTAATTCAAATCCCCTGCATTAGCACTCAGTGAGACATCAACATGCGGATAAGGCTCACTATTGAGCACATTCATATCTTCATTATTAATTGGTGTATTGTTACACAATACATCAAATGATGCTTTATTCATTGAAAAGGGAATAGATGTATTTCAGTATAGTAGAGTGaacatttttaattaaaaaaaaaagtgttttgatTTAAGATTGCTTGTCGCTTTCCTTTCTCTCGGATGAGAAcaaaaattagctttaaaacatgGGAATCATGTGGTGAGCATGGATACATCTGACTATTAGCAAGTTGTTTCACATGAAGATGGGATCTTCATTAGCTTTAtaaatgttacgtagatggagcATTTTTAACATCCTCTCTGCAAAGACACAACGTTACATCAGATCTGTCACCTCTGGCATTTGCTTTTAGGCCTGATTTATAGCTCCACTCATCACGGTCGGACTGAGCCCATTAACTATTTAACTCAACATATACAGTATGATAATTCCTGTCAAGGCATGACCCTTTCAATGAGTAGATAGTTGGAAAATACTATGTTATGGCATGGATCTGTCCCAAATACTAGAAAACAAAGAACCAAAGGATGGATATCAGCCCAGCTAGAGAGACACTTTTTACTTCTACTCTGGTGCCTTGAAAGTCTGAAAGACGACACAGAGGGTCCTTCTTGCCTGAAGCGAGAACAAAACAAAtagttgttttatttttattttcctgtTGTCTCTAGGAAAGGGTAATAGAAAGTAAAACAGGCACCTGATTTGTTTCTGCTCTCTTTCACAGGAAGTGAGCAATAATTATGAGCCCCCAAGTGAAACTGTATTCCTAATTATAGTGCGTTCAGTCGTCTGGTGCTCCCAAGGAGCCAGTAGGAATCGGTTGCCAGCTGGGGTTTGTGTTTGAGTAGGAACAAAAGCAGTTCCTCAGACTGATTATTGGTAATGTTCATTATTTCACAAAAACATTTTCCATGTGAATGCGACAGTTGATTTTAGGCGTCCTCTTTAGATCTCAAACTAGCAGAAATGCACAGTGGGATGATACAACACTTTTTTTGAAGATTAAGGTAGTTTCCCATGGGAATAATACAATTGGTGGGTTTTTAAGCAAAGTAAACAACCCTCCCTCCCCCAGTGGTATAGTTTCCTCCGTCTGTAGTCTCTGTGGACAGATCCTAAAGGATCTCACTCTGGGCCCGAGGGCTTTGTAATCTGCTGGCTTTTGGTTTATTTTCCCAGAGTTTGAGGCACAATAGAAATATTTTCTTGCTAAATACTTAAGATCCCTTTGCTGATATGGAGGGTTTATTTTCCTTGCTTGCTCCCCTGAATCCTTCGAGGATTGTTTTTGACTAAATATAGATCTGGTGTAAATAATAAATTTGGGTTCACTGCTCATTGACCAGTGTCCTGTCTACCTTGTTGATGATTTAATAGGGGTAAGTTAGGCCATTTAAAACAGGAGGTAAATTATGGTTTACTGCTCATTGAACATCAACATGTCTTTTCATGGAACACAAACATAGCCCTTTAATGTGTCAGAGCTTCTTCTTTGGTTGGTTAAATGTTTCATGAGATGCAATTTGTGGAAAACTCAGCTCAGTTATATTGGCAATATCTGTGTGAAATGTATTTCTGAAGTAAATCTGTTTTTACTCATTAGATGTGACGCGCAGGTATTTTGAGAAAGAAAATAGGACTGTCTGGAAATGTCCCATATGTCTCTGTAGAGATGTTGGTTGAACTCTCTCACGTGACTCCGGAGCTTACGGCAAGAATTAAATGATCTTTTATCTATCTTCCAACCTTGAGATAATCAAGGATTTTACTGAGCTTGTTAGCAGCCACGTATAAACTGATACTGTATCGACTGATTGTCATCTGCCAAGGACCCGGACACTTTGATATTTGTTTTGGGCTACTGGCATCTAAGGCAGACCACAGGCTTATCAAGTGTCAGCAGCAGACACTCTGGGTTATCAGCTGCATCTACAATGCTGTAAGAGTTGGGTCCTTCAGTTATCTTTGTCTACAGTGGTCATGTGTTTACTCCGGTCCTGTATCAAGATAAGCCTGGTATATTTGGTTGttttataatacattaatatacTGCAGCTACCACATACGCTATACACCTGTGTCATTCCCATAGTGGGAATATCTTGTATCATAACATAAGGTAAAAACATTTGTGTGCCTGTTTTAAGCACAATGATCCAAATGGGTCCTGTTTGGACAGTAATCGCAGAGAAATTGTACATATGTAGTTATAGCCATGTTCATGAAGCAGAGATTCCTTTATATTTCACACGTATTTGTAGCAAAGGTGACTGTTCAGAACAGGCTGCCTGCCAACTTACAGTGATGCAGTGAAACCTCTGGACACTCATCATTCAATCATCGTTCACCTCTCCAACAGAGGGCACAGACGTCGGCTTTCATTcttccttcaaatcaaatcaatgtctGTTCCATCATGGCGCCCCATTGCTTCAGGGGCTAGTTAGGATCAATCTGCAGGGTATTGTCTTGCAGGATGATGTCTGTTCACTAGCTAGCTGTTTATATCTGGTACTGAGGCACGTGTGTCTATAGACTAATTGAATTATCAGGGGTAGTACGCTCCCTTGGGATATTTCCATATGGTTTCATATGTATCTGACAATATTAGATGACTTAAAGATATATGGGGTgacaggtaccctagtggttagagcgttgggccagtaactgaaaggttgctggatcgtctccctgagctgacatggtaaaactCTGTccttctacccctgaacaaggcagttaacccactgttccccgctaggctgtcatcgtaaataagaattggttcttaaggttcttaactgacttgcctatttaattaaaggagaaataatatttttgtgttaTTTAATTGTATATATCAGAACTGTCTTCTGTGTCTTGGTGGAGATTCTCAGTGCATATCAGGTAGTTCTTAGACGTTATTCAATTATTGTGATTATGATCCAAAGGAGATCTTTTATGTATTTCAAATAACTTGCTTTTGTCCTCTCCTGTGACCTCCTACACCCCAGTGTGTCAGTCAGTACATCAGTCTTACTCGCCTAACAATGTCCAAAAAGAGTTACTCAACCACAGACTCACCACCTGTGCCTCTCCCTCAAGACAACAGTCTCCCATTTCCAAGCTATTCTCTTAGTCATGATTCATTGAATGAAGTACTTTTCGTGCCCACGGGCAGGTTTTCATAATAGGCAAAAGAAAAGTTGTTTAGTAAATCATAATTTATCTCAGGCCACTTCAGGGCATTCTCTCCAAAGGGATTGTGATGGCATATTCCCTTTGTAACTGAGAGTAAAATGAATACTATAAATCACATCATAAAATGAATACACTTGTAGTcagttatatactgtaatgttggGTCTCAGACAACTATTTCCTTTGTTCTACTGCTGCAAAAATGCTCTTCTAGTTGCTTAATGTAGGATCAGTGTGGCAATATCTCATTCCATCCAAACACAAGGTCCATCTTTATTTCAGAGGGAGATAATCCCAAAAAATCCAACCCAGGAAAGAACATCTATCCCTTTCAAATATCAACAATTTGAACAAATGGTGCAAACAGACGTTCTGTTCAACATATGGTTGTGTGGGAGAATATACAAATCACTACCCGTTTATGTTGTTGGCATCACCAGTTAATCTTGGCCCAAACAAGCACATAAACACACAGTGAGATATGCTTCAAGATGGGTGCAGACATGCAGCTTTTCGTTTAGTCTCTTTTTTTGTGACCAACTTTTTACTCAGTTGTGTCATTGttaggatgacacctttccaacaagtcaggtcGTTACATTTCTGCCCTGagagagcttccccggtcaactgtaagtgctgttattctgaagtggaaacgtccaggagcaacaacggctcagccgtgaagtggtatgtcacacaagctcacagaacgggccggcgagtgctgaagcacgtagcgcgtaATAATTGTCTGTCCTCTTTTGCAACATcatcagcagcataccaccctgcatccctctgctggcttgcttctgaaacttagcagggttggtcctggtcagtccctggatgggaaaccagatgctgctggaggtggtgttggagggccagtaagaggcactctttcctctggtctaaaaaaaatcccaattccccagggcagtgattgtggGCATTTCCCTTTTGTAGGGTgtcgtctttcagatgggatgtttaacgggtgtcttgactctctgtagtcactaaagatcccatggcacttattgtaagagcagtggtgttaaccctggtgtcctggctaaattcccaatctggccatcaTACCATCAttgccacctaatcatccccagcttacaattggctcatttatcccccttcctcttccctgtaactattccccaggtggTTGCTgtaatgagaatgtgttctcagtcaacttatctggtaaaataagggttaaataaaataacactgcctctgaaagcaacgtcagcacaataattataagtcgggagcttcatgaaatgggttaccatggccgagcagccgcacacaggtACAGTGCCTAGCGAAAGTATTCGGcacacttgaactttgcgaccttttgccacatttcaggcttcaaacataaagatataaaactgtatttttttgtgaagaatcaacaacaaatgggacacaatcatgaagtggattgacatttattggatatttcaaacttttttaacaaatcaaaaactgaaaaattgggcgtgcaaaattattcagcccctttactttcagtgcagcaaactctctccagaagttcagagatctctgaatgatccaatgttgacctaaatgactaatgatgataaatacaatccacctgtgtgtaatcaagtctccgtataaatgcacctgcactgtgatagtctcagaggtccgttaaaagcgcagagagcatcatgaagaacaaggaacacaccaggcaggtccgagatactgttgtgaagaagtttaaagccggatttggatgcaaaaagatttcccaagctttaaacatcccaaggagcactgtgcaagcgataatattgaaatggaagga
Coding sequences within:
- the LOC139380167 gene encoding C-X-C chemokine receptor type 4-like, translating into MSSYYETIIFYNDNSSEESGDYDLGYEEPCNRVSGDDFQRIFLPTVYGIIFLLGIVGNGLVLIVMGYQKKVQTKTDKYRLHLSVADLLFVLTLPFWAVDAASSWYFGGFLCTTVHVIYTINLYSSVLILAFISMDRYLAVVHATKSQSTRTFLADRVIYVAVWLPAVILTVPDIVFATAQNRVSRTICQRIYPQETSFYWMAGFRFQHILVGFVLPGLVILTCYCIIIAKLSQGSKGQVLKRKALKTTVILVLCFFICWLPYCVGIFVDTLMLLNVISHSCALEQSLQTWISITEALAYFHCCLNPILYAFLGVKFKKSARNALTVSSRSSHKILTKKRGPISSVSTESESSGALSS